The following proteins are co-located in the Phragmites australis chromosome 10, lpPhrAust1.1, whole genome shotgun sequence genome:
- the LOC133930188 gene encoding uncharacterized protein LOC133930188: YFPCLPHQIPYQQAYPPSRTFVSGETFLPKLPTPPRPWHPCLLEIHPPRQSSLPLRRRRHRLAPSAAAASSGSHSKDYPLPPAKPSSSKKAPGEIGRWKAVPPGMRESAIPDPEEPPPPPPLWSARRRARAAWRKVASWVPRKARSVVLLNLLTLIFASNISVVKEAEILLDPDLFNMLRFTISAIPFAPLLLKSLRDMQIFVGGLELGVWVIIAPFLDGLLGAEVPAYTWFRAFLSLVGIAMLELSSSPPCVGGLLNLLSAFSFAIHMLRTEHISRNMKKENFLTLVGCEVFVVAFISTASFIFKCFTRNVQHWNLKAWPPTELFGIVASVPWLAILYTGIFSTPFKAWPPTELFGMVASVPWLAILYTGVCYA, translated from the exons TATTTTCCGTGTCTTCCCCACCAAATACCGTACCAACAGGCTTATCCTCCTTCTAGAACCTTCGTCTCCGGCGAGACGTTCCTCCCGAAGCTTCCAACCCCTCCCCGCCCATGGCACCCTTGCCTTCTAGAAATCCATCCCCCTCGCCAAAGCTCTCTGCCCTTACGGAGACGACGGCACCGCCTAGCgccatccgccgccgccgcctcctccggctCCCATTCAAAGGATTACCCACTCCCTCCCGCGAAGCCATCTTCGTCGAAGAAGGCGCCGGGTGAGATCGGTAGGTGGAAGGCAGTGCCGCCCGGGATGCGCGAGTCCGCTATCCCCGATCCCGaggaaccgccgccgccgccgcccctgtgGTCGGCGAGGCGGAGGGCGCGCGCTGCGTGGCGAAAGGTGGCTTCTTGGGTGCCCAGAAAGGCCAGGAGCGTCGTCCTTCTCAACCTGCTCACCCTCATTTTTG CAAGCAACATTTCTGTTGTGAAAGAGGCAGAGATTTTGTTGGATCCTGATCTTTTCAATATGTTGAGGTTCACTATATCAGCCATCCCTTTTGCGCCATTGTTGCTAAAATCACTGAGAGACATGCAAATCTTTGTTGGAGGACTAGAGTTGGGTGTTTGG GTGATCATTGCCCCTTTTTTGGATGGTCTTCTTGGAGCAGAAGTACCTGCCTACACATGGTTTAGAGCATTTTTATCTCTTGTTGGTATTGCTATGCTGGAGTTAAGTAGTTCTCCTCCATGT GTCGGTGGTCTTCTAAACCTCCTCAGCGCCTTTTCTTTTGCAATTCATATGCTCAGAACTGAGCACATTTCAAGAAATATGAAGAAAGAGAATTTCTTAACTCTTGTTGGATGTGAG GTATTTGTTGTAGCTTTCATATCAACAGCCTCATTCATTTTTAAATGCTTCACCCGGAATGTGCAACACTGGAATTTGAAAGCATGGCCACCAACGGAGTTATTTGGTATTGTGGCGTCAGTTCCTTGGCTGGCAATCCTATACACAGGTATATTCTCAACTCCTTTTAAAGCATGGCCACCAACGGAGTTATTTGGTATGGTGGCATCAGTTCCTTGGCTGGCAATCCTATACACAG GTGTCTGCTATGCGTGA